One window from the genome of Acidobacteriota bacterium encodes:
- a CDS encoding bifunctional (p)ppGpp synthetase/guanosine-3',5'-bis(diphosphate) 3'-pyrophosphohydrolase — translation MIRIEDVVRKVERFHPDADLDLLRRAYIFSAKEHKDQVRASGEPYLIHPLTVAEILAEMRMDVVTVSTGLLHDVVEDTLTTLQDIEKYFGKDVAHLVDGVTKISNLGKKSKEEAQAENLRKMVLAMVDDIRVVLVKLADRLHNMRTLQYLKPEKRKRIAQETLDVYAPIAHRLGMGKLRVELEDLAFQYLDPEGYTRLREAVEKQRASTEAFLEEVRNRIAEKLDQEGVPFVRIDGRVKRLYSIYLKLQRQKIPLDKVYDLAAVRIITKEPRDCYYALGVMHQYWKPFQARIKDFIAVPRENGYQSLHTSVIGEEGHHFEVQIRTEEMHRIAEEGIAAHWKYKEGKGTDNSEDEMMNWLRRLVEWQQDTATSAVDFMQAFKLDLFPKEVYAFTPKGKVVQLPRKATPIDFAFAIHTEVGNTCTGAKVGGRIVPLKYEIKNGDVVEILTTPGHKPSRDWLNFVATSRAKSKIKHWLTEQQREKSIEVGRKLFEKEAQRLRLKTRTVIESDQLNQVLSDQGIAKLEDMFAAIGYGKLLPRTILLRFIAPEELEKIEQGKQTRLQQVGDKVTQAVRKALRLGDDSIVIKGIDEVLVYRARCCNPIRGEEIIGYITLGKGVAVHRQSCKNVANLMVNRERVVEVDWAGPDGKVNGKPEQYAVKLVVTTEDRQGMLAALTNAIANIKTNITEARTEIFNDGSAQIDITVDISDVKHLDRVAGALKGVAGVMAVERAESVRQAAGLPQA, via the coding sequence GTCAGAAAAGTCGAGCGGTTCCATCCCGACGCAGATCTTGATCTGTTGCGCCGGGCGTATATCTTTTCGGCCAAAGAACACAAAGACCAGGTGCGCGCCTCGGGCGAACCCTATCTGATTCACCCGCTGACAGTTGCCGAGATTCTGGCCGAAATGCGCATGGATGTCGTGACGGTCAGCACCGGCCTTTTACACGATGTCGTCGAAGACACACTGACGACGCTCCAGGACATTGAGAAGTACTTCGGCAAAGATGTCGCCCATTTGGTGGACGGCGTCACCAAGATCAGCAACCTCGGCAAGAAATCCAAAGAAGAAGCCCAAGCCGAAAACCTGCGCAAGATGGTGCTGGCGATGGTGGATGACATCCGCGTCGTGCTGGTCAAACTGGCCGACCGGCTCCACAACATGCGCACGCTGCAATACCTGAAGCCGGAAAAGCGCAAGCGTATCGCCCAGGAAACGCTGGATGTTTACGCGCCCATCGCGCACCGGCTGGGCATGGGCAAACTGCGTGTCGAACTAGAAGACTTGGCGTTTCAGTATCTCGACCCGGAGGGGTATACCCGCTTGCGCGAAGCGGTCGAAAAGCAGCGCGCTTCGACCGAAGCCTTTCTGGAAGAGGTGCGCAACCGCATCGCCGAAAAGCTGGATCAAGAAGGCGTGCCCTTCGTGCGCATTGATGGGCGCGTCAAACGGCTTTACAGCATTTATCTGAAATTGCAGCGGCAGAAAATCCCGCTCGACAAGGTTTACGACCTGGCGGCGGTGCGCATCATCACCAAAGAGCCGCGCGATTGTTATTACGCGCTGGGCGTGATGCATCAGTACTGGAAACCCTTTCAGGCCCGCATTAAAGACTTCATTGCCGTGCCGCGTGAGAACGGCTACCAATCGCTGCATACCTCGGTCATTGGCGAAGAAGGCCACCATTTTGAAGTCCAAATCCGCACTGAAGAGATGCACCGCATTGCCGAAGAAGGCATCGCCGCGCACTGGAAATACAAAGAGGGCAAAGGCACCGACAACAGCGAAGACGAAATGATGAACTGGCTGCGACGCTTGGTCGAATGGCAGCAGGACACAGCCACCAGCGCGGTGGATTTCATGCAGGCCTTCAAACTCGATCTCTTCCCCAAAGAGGTTTACGCCTTCACGCCCAAAGGCAAGGTCGTGCAGTTGCCGCGCAAAGCCACGCCCATTGATTTCGCCTTCGCCATTCACACCGAAGTCGGCAACACCTGCACCGGCGCCAAAGTCGGCGGGCGCATTGTGCCGCTGAAATACGAAATCAAGAATGGCGACGTGGTCGAAATTCTGACGACCCCCGGTCACAAACCCAGCCGCGACTGGTTGAATTTCGTTGCTACCTCGCGCGCCAAGAGCAAGATCAAACACTGGCTGACCGAGCAGCAGCGCGAGAAGTCCATCGAAGTGGGCCGCAAGCTGTTTGAAAAAGAAGCCCAGCGCTTGCGGCTCAAGACCCGCACGGTGATTGAAAGTGATCAACTCAATCAGGTCTTGAGCGATCAAGGCATCGCCAAGCTCGAAGACATGTTCGCCGCCATCGGTTATGGCAAGCTGTTGCCGCGTACCATCCTGTTGCGCTTCATCGCGCCCGAAGAGTTGGAAAAGATCGAACAGGGCAAACAGACGCGCTTGCAACAGGTCGGCGACAAGGTGACGCAAGCCGTGCGAAAAGCCTTGCGGCTGGGCGATGACAGCATCGTCATCAAAGGCATTGACGAAGTGCTGGTGTACCGGGCGCGCTGCTGCAATCCGATTCGCGGCGAAGAGATCATCGGTTACATCACGCTCGGCAAAGGTGTGGCAGTGCATCGGCAGAGTTGCAAAAATGTGGCCAACCTGATGGTGAATCGCGAGCGCGTCGTCGAGGTGGATTGGGCGGGGCCGGATGGCAAGGTCAACGGCAAACCCGAACAATACGCGGTGAAGCTGGTGGTCACGACCGAAGACCGCCAGGGCATGCTGGCGGCGCTGACCAATGCCATCGCCAACATCAAAACCAACATTACTGAGGCGCGCACCGAGATTTTTAACGACGGCAGCGCGCAAATTGACATCACCGTGGACATCAGCGATGTCAAACACCTGGATCGCGTCGCGGGCGCGTTGAAAGGCGTGGCAGGTGTGATGGCCGTCGAACGCGCCGAAAGTGTCCGGCAGGCTGCGGGCCTGCCACAGGCTTGA